The region TTCCTTTATACATCACTTTACTAAACTAACATTCGTCGTATACCCAGAAGCACTTATCGAGTGCTTTGCCTGCTTCACTACCCACCGACCATCAACACTAGCTCTTACACCTTGAATAACTAAAGGCCGCTCTGCTATTAACTCAGGATTACCTACTACGGTTATACTTAAACTGGCTTCTGTATCATTTAACCCACTTAGCTTAGCTTTAGCACTGGCTTTGGCTGCTTCCCTGGTTGGATATACCATTTTAATAGTATAGATTGGTTCACCATTACCAACTTTTACATGCTCTGTCTTGCCACCTTCAGCACTGTGATACTTAGCCATCACACTTTTATAATATTGCCTGTCAGGGGCCTTTAAATTCCATTTATTAATTTTAGAAATTGTTATTGGTGACAATTGTTTACCGGTAGCAGTTTTGGTTTTCCCTCGCTCTACAAATACCAAGTGTTCCATCATTGGCTTAACAATTGCCCCATGATCTAAGGCAATACGACTTAAAAAATTAATATCGGATTCTTCTGTCTGGTCTATATGATCAATGACAATAGGCGTAAATACTTCTGCAATTTTAGGTTTCAAACCATTGTCATTAGCCACAGTGGTTACAATATCTACCAGCTTTTTTTGATGCCATGAACGTGACTTAGGGCTACGGAGTTGATCCCTTAAGTTAGCGCCTTTCGCCTGAATAGTCATTTGATTCGGTGGGCCAGAGAGTGACACCTCGTCAATGATAAAATCCCCCATATGAATGTTCTGAATGGCGACTGATAGCTTGGTGCCTTTGGCTGGAATGGGTAAGTTACCCTCATGGTCAGATAGCTTCAGGGTTACGCTATCAGACTTGATACCTGCTTCGTCAGTGAGTTCGAGACTGATTAGGTGGTTTTGGATGTTGACGGGGAATGATGGAATGGTGATTTCGTAATTAATTAACATAGTTGTGAAAGGTACCAAATTGTTCACTTAAAGGGTTTGAGATAGAATGCTCAGTTCACTTAGAACTTATTAGGCTGTACTAATGAAAAGTTGCTTTATTATTCTTATTTCTTTGCTTTCAACATACAGTTTTGCCCAACCTAAAGACGAAACAAAAGTAACTATTGACGCTAATAGTATTACTTATCAAGGATATTTATCTGCAGAAGCAAATGAGAAGGTTTATAAGCTTTTCAATCAGGCTAAAATTAAACCATCTTGGTTTACCATTAAAAGCAAAGGGGGAAATGTCAGTTTAGGATTGGATTTAGCAGAATGGATTTATAAAAATAGACTAAATGTAAAAGTAGTAGATTACTGTTTTTCATCTTGTGCAAACTACATTCTACCTGCAGGAAAACAGTTAGTGCTGGAAAAAACAGCCATCTTTGGTTATCACGGTAGTGCCAATAGTAAAGATAATGATATTGATAAAAATTTTTCTGATTTAGATGAATATATAAATACTTTACCAGAAAAAGATCGTATTCCTACTAAAGAGAAAATATTAAAACAATTTCAGGCAGACCTTACAAGAGATCGTAAGCGAGAAGTAAACCTATATAAAAAGCTTGGGATTTCTCCCCAGCTACCTCTATTAGGACAACAAGAAAAGTACCAGCAGTCACTTAAGAATTATTTAGGCACAGATAACCTTGAAGAAAAGGATCAATATAAAGGTTGGTACTACTCCTTATCTGACCTAAAAAGCTTGGGAGTAACAAATATAACTGTTATCGACCCACCCTGGACCCCAGCCGAAAATATCAAAGAGTTTAAATTACTTAGACTCGATATAGTGAAAGGTGAGTTAAGACCATAAATTCTCTGTTGCCTGGGCTTCAAGGGCAAGCTCAGGTAAACTAATCTCTATACCCGCCGCTAAAACAGGCCCTTGCTCCACTAACCTGGGATTGGCATCCAATACCTGCAGCACAAAGCTTTCATCGCCATAATACTGCTTACAAATCCAGTCCAGGGTATCACCGTCTTTGGTTCGGTATACTGTCGCCATAGTAGGTTATGCTCACGCTGAATTCAATCTTACGGCACTGGCCTTGTTTGTCAGGGTAAGCGCCGTTTTCACTGACTTGAGTTATACACCAGTAGCCGAGGATGTCGCCGGTACCCGCTAGTTCAACCATGTGTAAAAGGCTGTCGCGGCTTCCATATTGGCCAGGGTACATAATGCCTGTTAGTGTCATGGTTCGGGCGGTTTCCCCGGTATACTGCTGCTGTGGGTAGCCACCAATGATATGCTGGCTTACCCATTTAAATTGCCATTGCTGACGGAGCTTTTGATAGCTGGCTGTCTTAATCGAGAATATAAAATCGCCCAACTTGAGTAGTGTATAGCTCATAGGGTAGCCATATCCATATCGTATAAAACACTTCTCTGTCTGGCTTCAGCTTCCTGCTCACGCTCTTCTAAAGCATCCCTCACTTGCTGTGTGACTTCTTCTGCTGACATACCAGGGGCTGCATTGATGGTAATCGGTGCGTTTAGGTGGGTGGTGACATTCATGTTTTTTTGTTGATTGATTTGCTGTAGCCGCTTTTCTATTTGCTTAGCATTAACGGCTTGTGTCTCTTGTATCTGGGCTCTGCGTTGTTGCATTCGCTGGTTAATTTTTCCAGCAACTGTTTTCTTTTCTTCCTCGTCATCACCCGTAAACCAGCGTTTAATGCCTTTCAACTTTTCTATGGCTTTATTAATCCACTGGAATTTACTGCGCAACCAGTCAATAGCTGGTTGCCAGATTTTCATCATTAATCCTAAAGGTGAGTAGCTTAAAAAGCTTTTGGCGATGCCAGTTACACCACCATCAAAAGTCTTACCAATGCTATCCCAGAGATTGCTAAAAAAACCAACGATGCCATCCCAGTTGGAAATGATGTAACCGAGCGGCGTAAAATTAAAAAAGTAGTTTTTAATGGTTTCAAATGCTGAACTACAAGCATTAGCAATGGCATCAAATGTATCACCCAAAAATGTGGATACAGTACTCCAGTTGGTAATAATTAACGTGGCACCAATAGCAATGGCTTTAATAATTAAGCCAACTGGATTGGCCATCATGGCTAAGCCCACGGCTTTTATTGCCGGAATTAACGCCATTATCGCGGTGCCTGCCGCTAATACCGCACCCACTAATTTCACCCCAACTAAAGCGGCTACAACCGCTGCAATGTTTTTCCAGCCAATGGTTTCCTCAATAAAATGACTGATTTTACTGGCAACAGTAAATACAGTTTTACCCAGATTCCACATAAACCGCCCCACACTCACTAATGAGTCAGCAATTTGGATTAGCAACAGATTAAAACGAGCGCCGTATTTTTCATGGAAAGCTTTAAACTTAATCATGAGCTTGGTCACCAAGGGCATAAACTTGGCACCCACTGATTTACTGACACTGCCAGTGATTTGTTTAAAATCTAAAAAGGCGTCCTGAAAATCCTCGGCATTTTTGGCATCTTCTTTTGAGATAATGTTACCAGTCGCTCTGGCATCTTTTCTTAATGCCTCTAATCCGGCTTTTCCCCCATTCAACATATTGACTAACCCAACGCCTTCGGTATCGAATAACTTCATCGCCAGGCGGACACGATCGGCTTTATTGGGGATATGCTTCATCGCTTCCGAGATATGCTCAAACTGTTCTTCAGGTTTCAGCGAGTTTAACCACTTAGCATCCAGCCCTAATTCTTTGAGCGCTTTACCCGTTTTACCAAGACCAGCTGCAGCTTCCGACACCCGTCGTACCATCCGTTGCGAAGCCGTATTAAATTGCGCGGTAGACACCCCAGAACGCTCAGCCGCATATTGATATTCTTGGAGCCCTTCAACACTAAACCCCAATTTAGCCGCATGCTTAGCAATTGGGTCTCCTCGGTCAGCCGTGGATTTCACCATCGCCAACAAACCACCTGCTGCCCCTGCTAAGCCACCTGCAGCCCACTTACCGGCGGTTTTTAACTGTCCAAGCCGTTGCATGCCCGCTTGCTGAAGTCCTTGGAAACGGGCAGTACGCTGCAACCGTCGTTGTGTGCGTGCCAGATTATTTAAATCAACTCCATAACGCTGTGCAGTGCGTGAAGCCCGAGACAAGGATTGTTCTGTACGCCGAATCGCATTGGCTAACTGTTGATTACTACCACCCGCTTGTTGTTGCTGTTGGCGTAATCGGGCTAAGCGCTGGCGATACTGATCCACCTGTCGTACAGCGGCCAGTTTTTTATTCGTCTCTCGGTAAGCTTTGCCTAATTTACTGGCAGCGGATTCGGATTTTTTGAAAGACTTTGCCAGCGACTTATCAATATAAGCGCCAATGGCAATATTGAGTTTATTAGCCATGATTATTGTTGCTTAGGAAGGGATTTATACCAATCAAGGAGGTCTTCGAGGTCCATGTCTAACAGCTCTGACAATGGGGTACCTCTCAGGTAGTAGGATAAGGCCAGGCAGATTTGTTTTACTGATTGCCAGTCGAGTCTAAAAAACCTGCCACCACTTCATTTAAGCGTTGAAAATCGGCAGCATCCAATTCTTCTATTGTTTTAATATCCAGTCCAGATAGATCAGCAATCATATGGATGCTTTGGGTAATTTCACCACCACCCCGTTTTTCAATGTTTTTCATGTCTTTAGTTTTGGGGCGGCGTAGGTTAACTTCGTTAATCACTTCGCCATTCATTTCAATAGGGTAGTTTAAGGTAATAGTTTCGCTCATGGTTTACCTATATAAGTAAAAGAAAAATATAAAGTGCGTGCTTTAAAAAGCAAAAATCCCCAGTTAAGGGGATTTATTAAGTAGTATTTTAACTAAATAGATCGATGTAAGGATACTTCACCATAACGATTATCTAATTCATTATAAAGATCATCATTGGGTA is a window of Spartinivicinus poritis DNA encoding:
- a CDS encoding phage tail protein gives rise to the protein MSYTLLKLGDFIFSIKTASYQKLRQQWQFKWVSQHIIGGYPQQQYTGETARTMTLTGIMYPGQYGSRDSLLHMVELAGTGDILGYWCITQVSENGAYPDKQGQCRKIEFSVSITYYGDSIPNQRR
- a CDS encoding contractile injection system protein, VgrG/Pvc8 family, with protein sequence MLINYEITIPSFPVNIQNHLISLELTDEAGIKSDSVTLKLSDHEGNLPIPAKGTKLSVAIQNIHMGDFIIDEVSLSGPPNQMTIQAKGANLRDQLRSPKSRSWHQKKLVDIVTTVANDNGLKPKIAEVFTPIVIDHIDQTEESDINFLSRIALDHGAIVKPMMEHLVFVERGKTKTATGKQLSPITISKINKWNLKAPDRQYYKSVMAKYHSAEGGKTEHVKVGNGEPIYTIKMVYPTREAAKASAKAKLSGLNDTEASLSITVVGNPELIAERPLVIQGVRASVDGRWVVKQAKHSISASGYTTNVSLVK
- a CDS encoding phage tail assembly protein, whose product is MSETITLNYPIEMNGEVINEVNLRRPKTKDMKNIEKRGGGEITQSIHMIADLSGLDIKTIEELDAADFQRLNEVVAGFLDSTGNQ
- a CDS encoding tail protein X, which gives rise to MATVYRTKDGDTLDWICKQYYGDESFVLQVLDANPRLVEQGPVLAAGIEISLPELALEAQATENLWS